Sequence from the Amycolatopsis sp. NBC_00345 genome:
TACTGGCATTTTCCCTCCGAGGCGGACCTGCGCTCGGCGGTGCTCGACGCCGAATACGGCTCGCTGGTCGACGCGGTGGAGTCGGCCCTCGACGCCGCGGGCGAAGCCGACGACCAGCTGGTCGTCGCCGGTGACGCCTACATCGCCTGGGGCGCGGCCCACCCGGGTGCGTACCAGCTCTTGTTCGAGAGCGCCGACGCGCTGCCGGAGACCAGGGCCACGCACGGCCCCAGGCTCCAGGCGCGCATCGTGGAACTCGCCCGGCTCGTCGACCCGGCCGCGCCCTTCGCCGCCGCGCTCCTGCTGTGGTCGGCCTGGCACGGCGTCGTTTCCCTGCGGCTCCACAAAAGCGAATGGGACTGGGGGATGACCGCGCAGCAGGCCAACCGTCGGCTGATCCAAGCGTTACGAGCACCAGGGGGCGCCAACGAGGGGCCAGGCCCTCGATCGTCGAGTTAGATCGAAGATCGATATGGTTTCGGCATGGCTGTCGGTGCTGCACACCCTGTCGCGGATCGTGCCCCGGCGTCATGCCGATCGGGTGGAGCAGCTGCGCGGTCTCATCGATCGGCTGCCGGCTGCTGAGCGTCGCGGGGGTACTCGACCAGATCGTCCAGCTCGCGCAGGAATCCGAGGAGAGGAGCGGGAAGTGAGCGCATTGTCTCCCCAGCCGATCGCCGTCGAGGAGCGGGTTCTCGAGGATCTGCGGTCGCGGCTGCGGGCCACGAACTGGCCGGAAGACGCCGGGAACGAGGACGGGCGGTACGGCGTTCCCAGTGCCTTGCTCCAGGACTTGGTGCGGTACTGGGCCGAGGAGTACGACTGGCGAGCCGCCGAGCGGGCGATGAATGCCTACGAGCACTATTTCGTCGATGTGTCCGGCACGCGCGTCCACTTCATGCGCAAGCCGGGCGTCGGGCCCGATCCGACGCCGTTGATCCTCAGCCATGGCTGGCCGTGGACGTTCTGGCACTGGTCGAAGGTGATCGACCGGCTCGCCGACCCGGCCGCGTTCGGCGGTGACCCGGCGGACGCTTTCGAGGTGATCGTCCCGTCATTGCCGGGCTTCGGGTACTCGACGCCCACCCGGCCGGACATGAACTTCTGGAAGATCGCGGACGTCTGGCACGAACTGATGACCCGGACGCTCGGCCATGCCCGGTACGCCGCGGCGGGTTGTGACGTCGGTGCCCTCATCACGGGACAGCTCGGGCACAAGTACGCCGACGAGCTGTACGGCATCCACATCGGCTCGGCCCTGAAACTCGACCTGTTCACCGGCGACCGGGCCTGGGATTTCTCCGGCGGCAGGCCGATTCCGCCTGGGCTACCCGATGACCAGCGGGAGCGACTGGTCGAACTCGACCGGCGGTTCGCGGTGCACCTCGCCGCGCACCTGCTCGCGCCGAGCACACTCGGGTACGGACTGGCCGACTCCCCGGCCGGCATGCTGGCCTGGATTCTCGAACGATGGATGAAGTGGTCGGACAACGGCGGAGACATCTACAGCGTGTTCACCCGCGACGACCTCCTCACCCACGCGACGATCTACTGGACCGGCAACGCCATCGCCAGCTCGATCCGCACCTACGCCAACAACAACCGATACCCTTGGGCCCCCTCCCACGACCGGACGCCGATCATCGAGGCCCCGACCGGCATCACGTTCGTCGATTACGAGAACCCGCCGGGCGTCACCGGTTCCGAAGCGCGCGTCGAATCGTTCCTGGCCGGCGACCGTGCGGCTTGGTACAACCACGTCAACATCGCGGCCCATCCCAGGGGCGGCCACTTCATCCCGTGGGAGATCCCGGAACTGTGGACTGCTGACCTGGTCCGGACCTTCAGGTCGCGGCTTGGGCCGCCACCGGCGTGAACACCGCACATCGAATCTCACACGCCGTCCGGCAGCTTGCCGAACCTCGCCAGGAGCGCGCGGGCGTTGCGATCGGCTTGGGTGCCAGGCTTGAAGTCCGTGGCCAGACCGGTCTTCGGCAAGTCGGGGTCACTGCTGTTCAGGTGGACCCGCTTGGTGCCGGCGTCGTACCAGATGTCGACGGTGAGCCGTACGTACTTCCGACCGTCAGGTGAGGGCGTTGCCATAGCGTGGTTCCTCCTTGGGGCAGGACGTCACCTCGCAGTCGGCCGCCGGCGGCCCGCTGTTACCGGCAGAGACCGGCTTGTGTCCCCCAGCGCGGCCCTTCAGCCGCTGACCACCTTCGCCGCTCTGGAATCCACTGCACGGCCAGTGGTTTCCCCTCATGCTTTGCACAGCTGCTCTTCACCTCTGGTCCGGCCTCGGCTGGATGGTCCGCGGGCCGGTCTCGGCGAGGTGCCGCTGGAGCCGATCGTGCCGGAATTCCCAGACGGGGCCGGATTGGCGTAGCACTCCGCGCTGGTACGCGTCTTCGAGGAAAACGAGCAGCCGCCAGGGCAGTCGTCCGGTGAGGGGGAGCCACAGGCGGGCCAGGATCGCCCATTGGCCCCAGGCGGTGAGGGTGACGGCGTAGGCGAGCGCGCCGAAGAACCAGTTCAAGATGCCGGCGCCGAGGGCGTTTGCCGGGCGGGTGAAGGATATTCCGTCGGTCAGCCGGGGGGCGACGTCGTGGATCACGGTGTAGAAGACGTCTCCCGTCGCGTAGGTGCCCAGCCCCACGACGAGCCCGAAGATGAGCCCGCCCAGCAGCATCTGGGTGAGTACCGCGTCGCGGTTGGTCTTGACCGAGTCGACCGGGCTCGCCGCCGAGTCGGCGTCGGCGGGTGACTCGAACCAGGACACCAGTCCGATGGCCGCGGCCGCCGCGATACTGAACATGCCGCCGAACATGGCGCCGAGTTCGGCCGCGGCCGACAAGGTGCTGACCATCGTGCTGTGCAGGGTCACGGCGCCCAGAGCGCCCACGGCCCCGCCGAACACGAGACCGCCGATGAACGCGGTGACGACCCTGGTGCGCACCTGCGCCAGCGGGATCGCGCCCGGGGGCAGGCCCCGTCCGATCCGGACGCGGATGCGCGACGGGACCGGCGTGATCACCCGGAAGTGGTGCACGAGGCCGTAAGCCAGCCCGAGCACTGGCCCGGCCACCGACGCGTTGAGGAACCCGTTGACGAACTGGAGCCGCAGCGTGTCCGCGAATGCCCCGCCGTAGATGACCATGGACAGGGGAGCGCCGATGACGACGTAAACCAGCGTGATGGTGAACAGGGAGACGAGCCCGACGACGATGGCGCGCGACCAGATGGGCAGTGCGGTGCCGAGCCCCCACCACGCGATGCCGGACTCCTGCCGGGTGATCCCGTGCCGCGCGAGGTAGTTGAGCCACCGCAGGACCTGGTCCAGATGCCAGTCCTGGTCGCGCCCGTTCGCCTCCGCCGATGACCGGTCCCCGTACAGGGCCGGCACGTAGCTGCCGAGCAGATGATCCTCGACGGCGGCGGCGGTGGGGAACCGATCGGTGTCAAGGAGATCGGCCGGATCTCGCCCCGGGG
This genomic interval carries:
- a CDS encoding TetR/AcrR family transcriptional regulator, giving the protein MTKVDNRDLRAELVAAAIAMLAEPQAVAVPSLRSIARTCGVAPSAVYWHFPSEADLRSAVLDAEYGSLVDAVESALDAAGEADDQLVVAGDAYIAWGAAHPGAYQLLFESADALPETRATHGPRLQARIVELARLVDPAAPFAAALLLWSAWHGVVSLRLHKSEWDWGMTAQQANRRLIQALRAPGGANEGPGPRSSS
- a CDS encoding epoxide hydrolase family protein: MSALSPQPIAVEERVLEDLRSRLRATNWPEDAGNEDGRYGVPSALLQDLVRYWAEEYDWRAAERAMNAYEHYFVDVSGTRVHFMRKPGVGPDPTPLILSHGWPWTFWHWSKVIDRLADPAAFGGDPADAFEVIVPSLPGFGYSTPTRPDMNFWKIADVWHELMTRTLGHARYAAAGCDVGALITGQLGHKYADELYGIHIGSALKLDLFTGDRAWDFSGGRPIPPGLPDDQRERLVELDRRFAVHLAAHLLAPSTLGYGLADSPAGMLAWILERWMKWSDNGGDIYSVFTRDDLLTHATIYWTGNAIASSIRTYANNNRYPWAPSHDRTPIIEAPTGITFVDYENPPGVTGSEARVESFLAGDRAAWYNHVNIAAHPRGGHFIPWEIPELWTADLVRTFRSRLGPPPA
- a CDS encoding helix-turn-helix domain-containing protein; this translates as MASTFQEVLRELRGRAAMTQEDLAGRSGVSVRTIRGFERGERTNPQTATVKLLADALALSANEQKEFFALAAGPEKEDSSGEVAASPAEPIVPRRPRQSDHLALAAEELAMGVGIRLRRAYEHQQMHDPFPLPVRWTHVSGVLSDHAGNIHAQPDGEPAADVDLVGGFGQIAEIYRRVPSGRLVVLGDGGSGKTMLATRLTLDLLREREQAQPVPVTVSVASWDPTRSRFRDWLSGLLIRDHPGLARTTSGGLTLSAALVETDMILPVLDGFDEIAKGLRGPALQALNRAALPVVLTSRPAEYEDAVTVTDVLTAAAVVRLGTLTPADLAHYLPRATRGNPGTAPGAVAETRWHPVVAELTADTPGPGARNVNSALSTPLMVSLARSIYSDTPGRDPADLLDTDRFPTAAAVEDHLLGSYVPALYGDRSSAEANGRDQDWHLDQVLRWLNYLARHGITRQESGIAWWGLGTALPIWSRAIVVGLVSLFTITLVYVVIGAPLSMVIYGGAFADTLRLQFVNGFLNASVAGPVLGLAYGLVHHFRVITPVPSRIRVRIGRGLPPGAIPLAQVRTRVVTAFIGGLVFGGAVGALGAVTLHSTMVSTLSAAAELGAMFGGMFSIAAAAAIGLVSWFESPADADSAASPVDSVKTNRDAVLTQMLLGGLIFGLVVGLGTYATGDVFYTVIHDVAPRLTDGISFTRPANALGAGILNWFFGALAYAVTLTAWGQWAILARLWLPLTGRLPWRLLVFLEDAYQRGVLRQSGPVWEFRHDRLQRHLAETGPRTIQPRPDQR